TTGCCGTGGTCGGGCAGCGGCTGCCCCGGCACCTGGCGTCCACCAATGCCGCGGCCGTACGTAAACGTTGCGACAAAGAGTGTGTCCACAAACGCATCGCGCTGACACTCTTCGATGACTGCATCCGTGCCTTCATCTGTGAAAGACACCGCGCCAATCTGAATTCCGATCATCTTCTTGGGTTTGCGCACAGCAGGGTTCAGTGCGATGGCGGGTGCCGCGGCGGCCGTCATCGCCGCGCCGGCTGCTGTCTGAAGAAACTCTCTACGATCCATGTTTGATTTCCTTTGTATGTAAGAACTATTTGAGGTCAAGAACCGTTGCCGGATTGCTTCGAGCCATGGTGTCGATCTCCGTCTGTGATACACCCGCCTGCAGAAGACCTGCATAAAAACGCTTCAGTCCTTCGGTATGCACCGGGTTCACCACCTGGCCCAGATCGCTGGAAAGAATAATGTGGTCCGCGCCAACTGCATGAATAGCCTTGGCATAATCCTCGAAGGAAAATTCTTTGTAGGGGCCGATCAGGCCGTTGTAAACAAACTCCAGATACGCGCCCATGGACGCGGCCTGCTTCATCTGGTCGATGTTCATATGAATCGGTGCAATCATCGCGTGCGTTACGACAATGTGCTTCACGCCCACGCGATTCGCTTCGCGAATCATTGACAGGATTTCGTCCGGATAGTTATGCCCGGTCTCCAGTATCAGGTTGTACTTTGCGATGACGGCAATCACCTGCTTCACCTCCGGCAGCAATTCGCCATCCTGGGTTACGGCAACATAGGGACGCTTGTTGGGCCCCTTCTCGGCTTCAACTGCCGCACGGGAATCAAAGCTCGTCATCCACACCATGCGGCCATAGCCTCCCGAGATGTGCGCCATGTTCTCAACTGCCGCAGCGTTCATGCCGCCGACGGTGCGATTCAAATCGATACCGCCAAAGACCTCGATGCCCGGTACTACTTTCCGTACGAGATACGCATCATTCGCGGTGGGCACGTAGTGGTTTTTGAGAACAATCGCCCGCATGCCTTCCGCCTTGGCAAGACGCGCGACATCGATCGCGTCCACGGAACGTGGCAACACGTCCGGGCCACAGTGCATGTGAATGTCAATTGCTCCGGCCAGAGGCTTCGCGGACGAAGCACCCTGACCGAAGAGAGTACCTGCAACAACCAACATGCTTCCAAGCACAGTAAATCGCATTACGAAACCACCTTCATTTCACGTAAAGCATCGCCCACAGCCGCAAGATTCGCCAGCTTCATCTCGGAGTACTTCCGCGAGATCACAAGCCCCTTCCCACCCGCATCAAAGCAAGCCTTGGTGCAGGCCTTGATCTCCGGAGGAGCCGTATGACTGTATTCAACATTCATATTCGAGATATCGACGTCGAGTCCCGGCCAGATCTCCGTCTGCGTTCCAGCAACATCTTCCACGGACCGTTTCGTCTCGTGATAAACATAGCTCGAATCGAGTCCCACAAACGGCAACTCCGTATAGCTGCGGCCGCGATAGCCCATAATGTTGTACTCAAACTCCAGGGCGTTCTCTATCGACATATCACCATAGATCGTCTTGCTGGCGCTGGTGATATACGTTTCCATGCGTGT
This genomic stretch from Terriglobus saanensis SP1PR4 harbors:
- a CDS encoding DUF6282 family protein — protein: MLVVAGTLFGQGASSAKPLAGAIDIHMHCGPDVLPRSVDAIDVARLAKAEGMRAIVLKNHYVPTANDAYLVRKVVPGIEVFGGIDLNRTVGGMNAAAVENMAHISGGYGRMVWMTSFDSRAAVEAEKGPNKRPYVAVTQDGELLPEVKQVIAVIAKYNLILETGHNYPDEILSMIREANRVGVKHIVVTHAMIAPIHMNIDQMKQAASMGAYLEFVYNGLIGPYKEFSFEDYAKAIHAVGADHIILSSDLGQVVNPVHTEGLKRFYAGLLQAGVSQTEIDTMARSNPATVLDLK